In a single window of the Pontibacter russatus genome:
- a CDS encoding efflux RND transporter permease subunit, with translation MISDVFIRRPVTSIVISIVIVLVGILSMMNLPVTQYPNISPPVVSVSANYTGADALTVEQTVATPVETQINGTPGMAYITSTNTSTGQMNMAVTFELGTDIDIATLDVQNRASIAEPSLPEEVRRLGVTVRKRNPSIMMVVGIFSPKGTHDIEFLDNYTNIFVRDALLRVQGVGDINALGQDFSMRVWLKPDKLAQYSISASEVTGAIQEQNLQVAAGTVGAKPQYDTQAFQYPITVRGRLSTQEEFGNIIVRTNPEDGSIVYLKDVARIEFGRFDYGRAATINGKPSTILLMYQAPGSNALETAEGIYATLEELKESFPADVDYVVSFETVSVVQVSINEVVHTLIEALILVIIVVFLFLQSWRATLIPILAIPVSIIGTFIFFIPLDFTINTLTLFGFVLAIGIVVDDAIVVVEAVQHYIDHERLSAKEATRKAMKDITAPVIAIALILAAVFIPVGFIPGIVGRLYQQFAITIAISVLISAFVALTLTPALCSLMLKPMNVNKKSRGLNKFFYKFNNWFARTTESYSGGVRRSIKAAPLVLVLLACVYAGTVGLFSAKPTGFIPMEDEGRLFVSIELPEGSSATRTEAVLAEMGEIMADIPAIKNYTAIGGLNAINFSFKSNSGTIFTQLQPWAEREDAADQLEGIMATLNQRFAAIREATVIVVAPPAIPGLGSSGGFSFMLEQRAGGGDLKEFEAVLGQFIGAVNQRPEIARAYSFFNTRTPGYQVEVDREKAKLLGVSIADVYATMSSFMGSRYVNDFTRYGRNFRVVAQADTAYRMDIESLKQYYVMNRQGESVPLSALVTSKVVENASVISHYNLFRSAEVLGSAAPGYSSGQALEALEEVAAEVLPAGYGYDFSGLSREEKAAGSSTIYIFSLSIILVLLLLAALYESWSVPFSILFAIPLGMFGAILALTLLPKLDNNVYAQIGMITLIGLAAKNAILIVEFAKERVDRGMDLIEATIEAVKLRLRPILMTSLAFILGVVPLAMATGAGAVSRQTIGWVVIGGMLAATFLAIFVVPVLYVIITRVAYGRRGLEELRANFKPEDDAGGDPHYVNPHA, from the coding sequence ATGATATCAGACGTATTTATAAGAAGGCCGGTAACCTCCATCGTGATCTCGATTGTGATCGTGCTGGTGGGCATCCTGTCCATGATGAACCTGCCTGTCACGCAGTACCCCAATATCTCCCCCCCTGTCGTGTCTGTGTCGGCCAACTACACGGGCGCGGACGCGCTGACCGTGGAGCAGACGGTGGCCACGCCGGTGGAGACGCAGATCAACGGTACGCCGGGCATGGCCTATATCACCTCCACCAACACCAGCACCGGCCAGATGAACATGGCCGTGACCTTTGAGTTGGGAACCGATATCGACATTGCCACCCTCGACGTGCAGAACCGGGCAAGCATCGCGGAGCCGAGCCTGCCGGAGGAAGTGCGGCGCCTGGGCGTGACGGTGCGGAAGCGGAATCCGAGCATCATGATGGTGGTGGGCATTTTCTCGCCAAAGGGAACACACGACATCGAGTTCCTCGACAACTACACCAACATCTTCGTGCGCGACGCCTTGCTGCGTGTGCAGGGGGTGGGCGATATAAATGCGCTGGGGCAGGATTTCAGTATGCGTGTCTGGCTAAAGCCCGACAAACTGGCCCAGTACAGCATCAGCGCCAGCGAAGTGACCGGCGCCATACAGGAACAGAACCTGCAGGTGGCCGCTGGCACGGTGGGCGCCAAGCCGCAGTACGATACGCAGGCCTTTCAGTACCCCATCACCGTGCGTGGCCGCCTGTCAACACAGGAGGAGTTCGGCAACATCATTGTCCGCACCAACCCAGAAGACGGCTCCATTGTGTACCTGAAGGACGTGGCCCGGATAGAGTTCGGGCGGTTTGACTACGGCAGGGCCGCCACCATCAACGGCAAGCCATCCACCATTCTGCTGATGTACCAGGCCCCCGGCAGCAACGCCCTGGAAACGGCCGAAGGCATATATGCCACGCTGGAGGAGCTGAAGGAGTCCTTCCCCGCCGATGTAGACTATGTGGTTTCCTTCGAGACGGTTTCGGTGGTGCAGGTGTCTATCAACGAGGTGGTGCATACGCTCATCGAGGCGCTTATCCTCGTAATCATCGTGGTGTTCCTGTTCCTGCAAAGCTGGCGCGCCACGCTTATCCCGATCCTGGCCATCCCGGTGTCCATCATCGGTACGTTTATCTTCTTTATTCCGCTTGATTTTACCATCAACACGCTGACCCTGTTCGGTTTCGTGCTGGCCATCGGTATTGTGGTGGACGACGCGATTGTGGTGGTGGAGGCGGTGCAACACTATATAGACCACGAGCGGCTATCGGCCAAAGAGGCCACGCGCAAAGCCATGAAGGACATCACGGCCCCGGTTATCGCGATTGCGCTTATCCTGGCGGCGGTGTTTATTCCGGTAGGTTTTATACCTGGCATTGTCGGCAGGCTGTACCAGCAGTTTGCCATCACCATTGCCATCTCCGTGCTCATCTCGGCGTTTGTGGCGCTCACCCTCACGCCTGCGCTCTGCTCGCTGATGCTGAAGCCGATGAATGTGAACAAGAAGTCGCGGGGACTGAATAAGTTTTTCTACAAGTTCAACAACTGGTTCGCCCGTACCACGGAATCCTACTCGGGTGGTGTGCGCCGTTCTATCAAGGCTGCCCCGCTGGTGCTGGTGCTGCTCGCGTGCGTGTATGCCGGCACAGTGGGGCTGTTCTCGGCCAAGCCAACGGGCTTTATTCCGATGGAGGACGAAGGGCGGCTGTTTGTGTCGATTGAGTTGCCGGAGGGCTCCTCCGCCACCAGGACCGAAGCCGTGCTGGCCGAGATGGGTGAGATCATGGCGGACATTCCCGCCATCAAAAATTACACGGCCATCGGCGGCCTCAACGCCATCAACTTCTCCTTTAAATCAAACAGCGGCACCATCTTCACGCAGCTGCAGCCCTGGGCGGAGAGAGAGGACGCCGCGGACCAGTTGGAAGGCATCATGGCCACGCTCAACCAAAGGTTTGCCGCCATTAGAGAGGCTACCGTGATTGTGGTGGCCCCGCCAGCCATTCCCGGCCTCGGAAGCTCCGGAGGTTTCAGTTTTATGCTGGAGCAGCGCGCCGGTGGCGGCGACCTGAAGGAGTTTGAGGCGGTGCTGGGGCAGTTTATAGGGGCCGTGAACCAACGGCCTGAGATTGCCAGGGCCTACAGTTTCTTCAACACCCGCACGCCGGGCTATCAGGTAGAGGTGGACCGCGAGAAGGCGAAATTGCTTGGCGTGTCCATCGCGGATGTGTATGCCACGATGTCTTCGTTCATGGGCAGCCGCTATGTCAACGACTTCACCCGCTACGGCCGTAACTTCCGGGTGGTGGCCCAGGCAGACACCGCCTACCGCATGGACATCGAAAGCCTGAAGCAGTACTACGTGATGAACAGGCAGGGCGAGTCGGTGCCGCTGAGTGCGCTGGTTACCTCCAAGGTGGTGGAGAACGCCTCGGTTATATCCCACTACAACCTCTTTCGCTCGGCCGAGGTGCTGGGCAGCGCCGCACCCGGCTACAGCAGCGGCCAAGCGCTGGAGGCGCTGGAGGAAGTGGCGGCGGAGGTGCTTCCTGCCGGCTACGGCTACGACTTCTCCGGCCTGAGCCGCGAAGAGAAAGCCGCCGGAAGCAGCACCATCTATATCTTCTCGCTTTCCATCATCCTCGTGCTGCTGCTGCTGGCCGCCCTGTACGAAAGCTGGTCGGTGCCGTTCTCTATCCTGTTCGCGATTCCGCTGGGGATGTTCGGGGCCATCCTGGCGCTCACGTTGCTGCCGAAACTGGACAACAACGTGTATGCGCAGATCGGTATGATCACGCTGATTGGTCTGGCGGCCAAAAATGCCATTCTGATTGTGGAGTTTGCCAAAGAGCGCGTGGACCGGGGCATGGATTTGATTGAGGCCACCATTGAGGCTGTGAAGCTGCGCCTTCGCCCCATCCTGATGACTTCCCTGGCCTTCATACTGGGCGTTGTGCCGCTGGCAATGGCCACAGGGGCTGGTGCCGTGTCGCGCCAGACGATTGGGTGGGTTGTGATTGGCGGTATGCTGGCTGCCACTTTCCTGGCAATCTTCGTTGTGCCCGTGCTGTATGTAATCATCACAAGAGTGGCCTACGGCAGAAGAGGACTGGAAGAACTCCGGGCCAACTTTAAACCTGAAGACGATGCCGGAGGAGACCCGCATTACGTTAACCCGCACGCCTGA
- a CDS encoding DNA/RNA non-specific endonuclease — translation MMRFRPLALFLFIWAFSFGCRQAEVIPRISPEAEQLLLGNPSGATSDVRNFNNYLILKPQYALSYSRDRGTPNWVSWHVSRDWLGNAPRQDNFRSDPALPEGWYRVTASSYSGSGFDRGHNTPSADRTKSEEDNAATFLMTNMIPQAPRNNQDTWGNLEDYTRELVGQGQEVYVVMGSYGVGGTGSNGLARKIDEGHVTVPSRIWKVLVVLPEGENDLSRITAGTRVIAVNIPNTNAVRPDWTTYLTTVDAIEEATGYDLLHELSDDMEEALESQVDEGPAN, via the coding sequence ATGATGCGATTCCGTCCTTTAGCCTTGTTCCTGTTTATCTGGGCTTTCTCCTTTGGCTGCCGCCAGGCAGAGGTAATACCCCGCATCTCGCCGGAAGCGGAGCAGCTGTTGCTCGGCAACCCGAGCGGTGCCACCTCCGATGTGCGCAATTTTAACAACTACCTGATCCTGAAGCCGCAGTACGCGCTCTCGTACAGCCGCGACAGGGGAACCCCGAACTGGGTAAGCTGGCACGTGAGCCGGGACTGGCTTGGCAATGCTCCCCGGCAGGACAATTTCCGGAGCGACCCCGCGCTGCCCGAGGGCTGGTACCGCGTCACGGCCTCCAGCTATTCGGGCAGCGGCTTCGACAGGGGCCACAACACCCCCTCCGCAGACCGTACCAAGTCTGAGGAGGACAATGCCGCCACCTTCCTGATGACCAATATGATCCCGCAGGCTCCGCGGAACAACCAGGATACATGGGGTAATCTGGAGGACTATACTCGTGAACTGGTGGGGCAGGGGCAGGAGGTATATGTGGTAATGGGCAGCTATGGCGTAGGCGGCACCGGCAGCAATGGCCTGGCCAGGAAAATTGACGAAGGCCACGTGACCGTGCCCAGCCGCATCTGGAAAGTGCTGGTGGTGCTGCCCGAAGGCGAAAACGACCTTTCCCGCATCACGGCCGGCACGCGCGTGATCGCCGTGAACATCCCAAACACAAACGCGGTTCGCCCCGACTGGACGACTTACCTGACTACTGTGGACGCCATTGAGGAGGCCACTGGCTACGACCTGCTGCATGAGTTATCCGATGACATGGAGGAGGCGCTGGAAAGCCAGGTGGACGAAGGCCCTGCAAACTAG
- a CDS encoding PAS domain-containing sensor histidine kinase: MNNDLFHQFGASNKKIIFLFNLGTMQFDYLNNAVEHIWKLDRQAVLESPVRLITHVHPDDRKAVARRYGLLLEEGVSHELEFSLKLPDGGRKEVKANAHPLRNAEGELTHIAGDVEDVTKQSQYVDYLREYTRRKDSALEIIAHDLRGPLAIVKGIASLLESEHREKNYEEVSTYTTMILEAYDNCLGIITDVMKDEHLRSPMVYVNPQRFDLVELVRRLMHSFQVAKGMDYRFEVVTEQEKIMVELDEVKLMQVLNNLIANSIKFTADGGGITIELRVENNRLLLLHSDNGIGIPEELQPHIFERYSNMSRIGLRGEPTNGVGLSIVRELVEVQGGKIWVESQGENQGTTFYLSFPLPEE; the protein is encoded by the coding sequence ATGAACAATGACCTTTTTCACCAGTTTGGAGCATCCAACAAAAAAATTATTTTCCTCTTTAACCTGGGCACCATGCAGTTCGATTACCTGAACAACGCCGTGGAGCATATCTGGAAGCTGGACAGGCAGGCTGTGCTGGAGTCTCCGGTGCGGCTAATCACCCATGTGCATCCCGACGACAGGAAAGCTGTTGCGAGACGCTACGGGTTGCTGCTGGAGGAAGGCGTAAGCCACGAACTGGAGTTTAGCCTGAAGCTGCCCGATGGTGGCCGGAAAGAAGTGAAGGCGAACGCTCATCCGCTCCGAAACGCGGAGGGGGAGCTGACGCACATCGCCGGCGACGTGGAGGATGTCACGAAGCAGTCGCAGTACGTGGATTACCTGCGGGAGTACACCCGCCGGAAAGACAGCGCCCTGGAGATTATTGCCCACGACCTGCGCGGCCCCCTGGCTATCGTCAAAGGCATCGCCTCGCTGCTGGAGAGTGAGCACCGGGAAAAAAATTACGAGGAGGTGAGCACCTACACCACCATGATTCTGGAGGCTTACGACAACTGCCTGGGTATTATCACCGATGTGATGAAAGATGAGCACCTGCGGTCACCGATGGTATATGTCAACCCGCAGCGCTTCGATCTGGTGGAGCTAGTCCGGAGGCTGATGCATTCTTTCCAGGTGGCCAAAGGCATGGATTACCGGTTTGAGGTTGTGACGGAGCAGGAGAAAATAATGGTGGAGCTGGACGAGGTAAAGCTGATGCAGGTGCTCAACAACCTGATCGCCAACTCCATCAAGTTTACTGCAGATGGGGGTGGAATCACCATCGAGCTGAGAGTGGAAAACAACCGGCTGCTGCTGCTGCACTCCGACAATGGCATCGGCATCCCTGAGGAACTGCAGCCGCACATCTTCGAAAGGTACAGTAACATGTCGCGGATAGGGCTGCGGGGCGAGCCCACCAACGGCGTCGGGCTGTCTATTGTGCGGGAGCTGGTGGAGGTGCAGGGTGGCAAGATCTGGGTCGAGAGCCAAGGAGAGAATCAGGGGACTACCTTTTACCTGAGTTTCCCGCTGCCGGAGGAGTAG
- a CDS encoding Cof-type HAD-IIB family hydrolase codes for MKIKAICSDIDGTLLDSRRELSPRTIAAFRSLGKHIPVILASSRMPAAMRHLQEELGILHHPMICFNGGYVLLYSEGADIPAVIDSVQIPVAVCAAIVGMAHGTDIHISLYTGDSWYAPQFDKWAEKEARVTKVSPRVGALNAVLDEWHTADTGAHKVMCMGPAEEIAEMAAELTDRFGDELYIYRSKTTYLELAQRTISKATALELILQNNYGIPMDEVMAFGDNYNDVELLQAVGLGIAVGNAREEVKAVANEITLNSTDDGVAIAIEKHLLQQ; via the coding sequence ATGAAGATCAAAGCCATCTGCTCCGACATCGACGGCACCCTGCTCGACAGCCGCCGCGAGCTCTCTCCCCGCACCATCGCCGCCTTCAGGAGCCTCGGCAAGCACATCCCCGTTATTCTTGCCTCTTCGCGCATGCCCGCCGCCATGCGCCACCTGCAGGAAGAGCTCGGCATCCTGCACCACCCCATGATCTGCTTTAACGGCGGCTATGTGCTGCTCTACAGCGAAGGGGCTGATATCCCGGCGGTCATCGACTCGGTGCAGATTCCGGTTGCTGTGTGCGCCGCCATCGTGGGGATGGCGCACGGCACCGACATCCACATCAGCCTATATACCGGCGACAGCTGGTACGCCCCCCAGTTCGACAAATGGGCGGAGAAAGAGGCGCGCGTCACGAAGGTTTCGCCGAGGGTGGGTGCCCTGAACGCGGTGCTGGACGAGTGGCATACGGCAGACACCGGGGCGCACAAAGTGATGTGCATGGGCCCTGCCGAAGAAATAGCGGAGATGGCGGCGGAACTCACCGACAGGTTCGGCGACGAGCTTTATATATACCGCTCCAAAACAACCTACCTGGAGCTGGCCCAACGCACCATCTCCAAGGCAACGGCGCTCGAGCTGATCCTGCAGAACAACTATGGCATTCCGATGGACGAGGTGATGGCCTTCGGGGACAACTACAACGATGTGGAGTTGCTGCAGGCGGTGGGCTTGGGCATTGCCGTGGGCAACGCCCGCGAAGAAGTGAAGGCCGTCGCCAACGAGATAACCCTCAACAGCACCGACGATGGCGTAGCCATCGCCATCGAGAAGCACCTGCTGCAGCAGTAA
- a CDS encoding YceI family protein, with translation MAKVKWSVDPAHSEIQFKVKHLMITTVTGFFTSYNIEVETEDEDFTKASSIVFTADVDSISTNNEQRDTHLKSADFFDAANHSQLKFTGTNYEETSDGHARLHGDLTIRGNTKPVTVDVEYHGTVVDPYGQTKAGFTVNGKISRKAFGLTWDAVTEAGSVVVSDDIRLHAEVQLVKQR, from the coding sequence ATGGCAAAAGTGAAATGGTCGGTTGACCCGGCACACAGCGAAATACAGTTCAAGGTAAAGCACCTGATGATAACGACTGTAACCGGTTTCTTTACCAGCTACAACATTGAGGTGGAGACGGAGGATGAGGACTTCACGAAAGCCTCGAGCATTGTGTTTACGGCCGATGTAGACTCCATCAGCACCAACAACGAGCAGCGCGACACGCACCTGAAATCAGCTGATTTCTTCGATGCGGCAAACCACAGCCAGCTTAAGTTCACCGGCACCAACTATGAGGAGACATCCGACGGTCACGCCAGACTGCACGGCGACCTGACCATCCGGGGGAATACAAAGCCCGTGACAGTAGACGTGGAGTACCATGGCACGGTGGTAGACCCCTACGGGCAGACCAAAGCGGGCTTCACGGTAAACGGCAAAATCAGCCGCAAAGCCTTTGGCCTGACGTGGGACGCCGTAACGGAAGCGGGCAGCGTGGTAGTGAGCGACGATATACGGCTGCACGCCGAAGTCCAGTTGGTGAAGCAGCGCTGA
- a CDS encoding EcsC family protein → MSAHAYEEFALRELTAWQAEMLRPPSLVNRLATRAQHKINSYIPEKIHTAITVTIKQMIRAVLFGAERTTRKPEVYASLHLREALVQERIEFYKRAAAAEGGLTGAGGILLGFADFPLLLGLKLKLLYEIAALYGYSVEDYRERLFLLHIFQLAFSSQERRRQVYLQMENWEEQKKHLPNDIHQYDWRTLQQQYRDYIDIPKMAQLIPLIGAPVGAVVNYRLLQKLGVTAMNAYRMRWQEEQKPLRQH, encoded by the coding sequence ATGTCTGCTCACGCTTATGAAGAATTTGCTCTACGGGAGCTGACGGCCTGGCAGGCAGAAATGCTGCGCCCGCCTTCCCTTGTCAACCGGCTGGCCACGAGGGCACAGCACAAAATCAACAGCTATATTCCGGAAAAGATACACACAGCCATCACTGTCACCATCAAGCAAATGATCAGGGCGGTGCTGTTCGGGGCGGAGCGGACAACCAGGAAACCGGAGGTTTATGCCTCTTTGCATCTGAGGGAGGCGCTGGTGCAGGAGCGGATTGAATTCTATAAGCGCGCGGCAGCGGCGGAAGGCGGCCTTACCGGGGCGGGTGGCATTTTGCTGGGCTTTGCTGATTTCCCGCTGCTGCTGGGCCTGAAGCTGAAGCTGCTGTACGAGATCGCGGCGCTCTACGGCTACTCCGTCGAGGACTACCGGGAGCGCCTCTTCCTGCTGCACATCTTTCAGCTGGCCTTCAGCAGCCAGGAGCGGCGGCGGCAGGTGTACCTGCAAATGGAGAACTGGGAGGAACAGAAAAAACACCTCCCCAACGATATCCACCAATACGACTGGCGCACCCTGCAGCAGCAGTACCGCGATTATATCGATATTCCGAAGATGGCCCAACTCATTCCGCTTATCGGGGCTCCCGTAGGTGCCGTGGTGAACTACAGACTGCTGCAGAAGCTGGGCGTAACCGCCATGAATGCCTACCGCATGCGTTGGCAGGAGGAGCAGAAACCACTGCGGCAGCACTGA